The Streptomyces sp. NBC_00344 genome includes a window with the following:
- a CDS encoding potassium channel family protein — protein MRVAIAGAGAVGRSIAGELLENGHEVLLIDKAPTAISVERVPLAEWLLADACEITSLDEAALQRCNVVIAATGDDKVNLVVSLLAKTEYGVPRVVARVNNPKNEWLFNESWGVDVAVSTPRLMSALVEEAVSVGDLVRLLRFSHGDANLVELTLPPESALAGTQVGEVDWPEDTSLVTIIRGTRVLTPSIEETLEAGDELLFVAAQAREEQLEDLLSVRREQNTTG, from the coding sequence ATGCGTGTGGCTATTGCCGGGGCCGGTGCGGTGGGACGTTCCATCGCGGGCGAGCTCCTGGAGAACGGGCACGAGGTCCTGCTGATCGACAAGGCGCCCACCGCCATCTCGGTGGAGCGGGTGCCGCTCGCCGAGTGGCTGCTCGCCGACGCCTGTGAGATCACCTCGCTCGACGAGGCGGCGCTGCAGCGGTGCAACGTGGTGATCGCGGCGACCGGCGACGACAAGGTCAATCTCGTCGTCTCACTGCTCGCGAAGACGGAGTACGGGGTGCCGCGGGTGGTGGCCCGGGTCAACAACCCGAAGAACGAATGGCTCTTCAACGAGTCGTGGGGCGTCGATGTCGCGGTCTCCACCCCGCGGCTGATGTCGGCGCTGGTCGAGGAAGCGGTGAGCGTCGGCGATCTCGTGCGGCTGCTGCGCTTCAGCCACGGCGACGCGAACCTCGTCGAGCTGACACTGCCGCCCGAGTCGGCGCTGGCGGGCACCCAGGTCGGCGAAGTGGACTGGCCGGAGGACACGTCGCTGGTCACCATCATCCGGGGAACCCGGGTGCTGACACCAAGCATCGAGGAGACGCTCGAGGCGGGCGACGAGTTGCTGTTCGTGGCAGCGCAGGCGCGCGAGGAGCAGCTGGAGGATCTGCTCTCGGTGCGGCGCGAGCAGAACACCACCGGCTGA